The following are from one region of the Gemmatimonadota bacterium genome:
- a CDS encoding methyl-accepting chemotaxis protein, with amino-acid sequence MHAVTLPGLTTDITDMADTNGSDSQPSPPSEDALTTADISLSNGGPRGGRAWSMRNWPILWKLLAMVAVILALTTALVLSLISRAGDEAETVDRLAFQEVGGLGRVLNIDRDAYQAALGLAHAAAAVDPTERDRWLAFYDENIEQTGSRLDAYLGIDRLQAERRAVAEQAARSRAALVDAGGAARGLISRSADPSSIRAALSRMQSALDDFRVPIDELEQSHDAQSSGLGSQVKADIESTRRWAWLGLFAVVVLGSLLAWYITRQITRPLVVAVRKTERLARGDLTVGQIDHDGSTEITRRDEVGRLVRSFNLMLEDFRVLLGRIRSVSDDVADNAGEIASVAHESASAVVELDAAIEQIAQAAQQQAQRSQEVAGVVGEISQATAEVSSAAVALATSSQSSVQVAREGSETVEHALQGIREAGERVGQTARTVEALEEHSGRIESIVETILEIAGQTNLLAINASIVAARAGEEGRAFGVVAGEIRKLAERASAAAAQISDLVGNIRSGVAGSVHAMRDEVGQVEAAVREAGRSAEALQRIVASLEATNEQAQAISGRARNIDVAVSRGRAAVEDLASGAEEEAATAEEMAAQSSQVGAAVRRLVTEDGADGNGKVASVQALERTALDLKELLGRFRF; translated from the coding sequence TTGCACGCGGTCACTCTCCCCGGACTGACCACGGACATCACGGACATGGCCGACACGAACGGGTCGGACTCCCAGCCTTCCCCGCCGTCGGAGGATGCCCTCACGACGGCGGACATCTCGCTATCCAACGGCGGACCGAGGGGCGGGCGCGCATGGTCCATGCGCAACTGGCCCATCCTCTGGAAACTCCTGGCGATGGTCGCGGTCATCCTGGCGCTCACCACGGCGCTGGTCCTGTCCCTCATAAGCCGCGCCGGCGACGAAGCCGAGACCGTAGACAGGCTGGCCTTCCAGGAGGTGGGCGGGCTGGGTCGGGTGCTGAACATCGACCGGGACGCCTACCAGGCGGCGTTGGGGCTCGCCCACGCCGCGGCGGCCGTGGACCCCACCGAACGCGACCGGTGGCTCGCGTTCTACGACGAAAACATCGAACAGACCGGGAGCCGCCTGGACGCCTACCTCGGCATCGACCGGCTACAAGCCGAGCGGCGCGCCGTGGCCGAGCAAGCCGCGCGATCGCGCGCGGCGCTCGTCGACGCGGGAGGCGCCGCGCGCGGACTGATCTCGCGCTCCGCGGACCCCTCCAGCATCCGCGCGGCGTTGAGCCGAATGCAGAGCGCGCTGGACGACTTCCGGGTGCCCATCGACGAGCTCGAGCAGAGTCACGATGCACAAAGCAGCGGGCTCGGCAGCCAGGTGAAGGCTGACATCGAGTCGACGCGTCGCTGGGCCTGGTTGGGCCTGTTCGCGGTGGTCGTCCTGGGCTCGCTGCTGGCGTGGTACATCACCCGTCAGATCACGCGCCCGCTGGTGGTCGCCGTACGCAAGACGGAGCGCCTGGCGCGCGGCGACTTGACCGTGGGCCAGATCGATCACGACGGCTCCACGGAGATCACGCGGCGCGACGAGGTGGGCCGCCTGGTGCGCTCCTTCAACCTCATGCTCGAAGACTTTCGTGTTCTCCTGGGCCGCATCCGATCGGTGAGCGACGACGTCGCGGACAACGCGGGGGAGATCGCCAGCGTCGCGCACGAGTCCGCCAGCGCGGTCGTCGAGCTGGACGCGGCGATCGAGCAGATCGCCCAGGCGGCGCAGCAGCAGGCGCAGCGGAGCCAGGAAGTGGCGGGGGTGGTGGGCGAGATCTCGCAGGCCACGGCCGAGGTATCCTCGGCCGCGGTCGCGCTCGCCACGTCGTCGCAGTCCAGCGTCCAGGTCGCCCGCGAGGGCTCCGAGACGGTGGAACACGCGCTCCAGGGTATCCGTGAAGCGGGCGAGAGGGTGGGCCAGACGGCCCGCACGGTTGAAGCCCTGGAGGAGCACTCGGGGCGCATCGAATCCATCGTCGAGACGATCCTGGAGATCGCCGGGCAGACCAACCTCCTCGCCATCAACGCCTCCATCGTGGCCGCCCGCGCGGGTGAAGAGGGTCGCGCCTTCGGGGTGGTGGCGGGCGAGATCCGCAAGCTGGCCGAACGCGCCTCCGCCGCCGCCGCCCAGATCAGCGACCTGGTCGGCAACATCCGCTCGGGCGTCGCCGGGTCGGTGCACGCGATGAGAGACGAGGTGGGGCAGGTAGAGGCCGCGGTGCGCGAGGCCGGCCGGTCCGCCGAGGCGCTCCAGCGCATCGTCGCGTCTCTGGAAGCCACCAACGAGCAGGCGCAGGCCATTTCGGGCCGCGCGCGAAATATCGACGTCGCCGTGTCGCGCGGCCGCGCGGCGGTCGAGGACCTCGCCAGTGGCGCCGAAGAGGAGGCCGCCACGGCGGAAGAGATGGCCGCCCAGAGCTCCCAGGTCGGGGCCGCGGTGCGCAGGCTGGTCACCGAGGACGGCGCGGACGGAAACGGCAAGGTTGCGTCCGTCCAGGCGCTGGAGCGGACGGCGCTGGACCTCAAGGAGCTGCTCGGGCGCTTTCGGTTCTGA